Proteins encoded by one window of Anaerosalibacter sp. Marseille-P3206:
- a CDS encoding coenzyme F420-0:L-glutamate ligase — protein sequence MVRTVGTTTRGIRTPIIKEGDNIVDIVVDSILQSAKTENYNLNDRDVVGITESLVARAQGNYATIEQIKKATDDKFESDFGVIFPILSRNRFSIILKGLAMTGKKIYLVLNYPSDEVGNHLMNIDKMDGLGINPYTDVLSESEYRKLFGENVRHPFTGVDYVQMYKDLGVNDNIEIHLSNDPRTVLNFTKDVLVANIHERKRTKRILKDAGAKKVYGLDEILTTSVDGSGYNPEYGLLGSNMATKDKIKLFPRNCQHYVDEIQRKLKEATGKHIEVMIYGDGAFKDPAGKIWELADPVVSPGYTEGLKGTPNEIKLKYLADAELNELEGEEMKNAIVQKIKEKDNNLVGQAESLGTTPRQLTDLLGSLCDLTSGSGDKGTPVVLIQGYFDNYATE from the coding sequence ATGGTAAGAACAGTAGGTACTACGACAAGGGGTATAAGAACCCCTATTATAAAAGAAGGTGACAATATAGTAGATATTGTAGTGGATTCAATATTACAATCTGCTAAAACTGAAAACTACAATCTAAACGATAGAGATGTTGTAGGAATAACAGAATCCTTAGTAGCTAGAGCACAAGGAAATTACGCTACTATTGAACAAATCAAAAAGGCTACAGATGATAAATTTGAAAGTGATTTTGGAGTGATATTCCCAATTCTCAGCAGAAATAGATTCTCCATTATCTTAAAAGGTCTGGCTATGACAGGTAAAAAAATCTATTTAGTTTTAAATTATCCTTCTGATGAAGTGGGAAATCATCTAATGAATATAGATAAAATGGATGGATTAGGAATAAACCCTTATACCGATGTATTAAGTGAAAGTGAATATAGGAAATTGTTTGGTGAAAATGTTAGACACCCCTTTACAGGAGTGGACTATGTTCAAATGTATAAGGATTTAGGAGTTAATGATAATATTGAAATACATCTTTCTAATGATCCTAGAACTGTATTAAACTTTACTAAAGATGTTCTAGTAGCAAATATTCATGAGCGAAAGAGAACTAAGAGAATATTAAAGGATGCTGGTGCTAAAAAAGTTTATGGACTAGATGAAATTCTAACTACATCTGTTGATGGTAGTGGATATAATCCTGAATATGGTCTTTTAGGATCAAATATGGCTACTAAAGATAAAATTAAACTTTTCCCTAGGAATTGCCAGCACTATGTTGATGAAATACAAAGGAAACTAAAAGAAGCTACTGGAAAACATATTGAAGTAATGATATATGGAGATGGAGCTTTCAAGGACCCTGCAGGGAAGATTTGGGAACTCGCAGATCCAGTTGTTTCCCCTGGCTATACTGAAGGACTTAAAGGCACTCCAAATGAAATCAAGTTGAAGTATTTAGCAGACGCTGAGCTAAATGAACTTGAAGGAGAAGAAATGAAAAATGCCATTGTTCAAAAGATAAAAGAAAAAGATAATAATCTAGTTGGTCAAGCTGAGTCATTGGGCACAACACCAAGACAATTGACTGATCTATTAGGAAGCTTATGTGACTTAACTAGTGGCAGTGGAGATAAG
- the ftsE gene encoding cell division ATP-binding protein FtsE, translating to MIKFINVSKVYDNGTKALNNINISIGKGEFVFLVGPSGAGKSTLIKLLLKEEEPTSGTILLNKVDITNVKNRKVPYIRRNLGVVFQDFRLLPNKTVYENISFAMEIIGAHPKEIRRNVPMVLSMVDLSGKANSYPDQLSGGEHQRVAIARAIVNNPPVLIADEPTGNLDPDTAWDIMKILQDINRRGTTILMATHAKDIVNIMKKRVIAIESGRIARDEEKGVYEYEV from the coding sequence GTGATAAAATTTATCAATGTAAGTAAGGTTTATGATAATGGAACTAAAGCATTAAATAATATAAATATATCTATAGGAAAAGGAGAGTTTGTTTTTTTAGTTGGACCCAGTGGAGCGGGAAAGTCTACTCTTATAAAGCTTCTCTTAAAAGAAGAAGAGCCTACATCTGGAACAATTTTACTCAATAAAGTCGATATAACAAATGTAAAAAATAGAAAGGTGCCATATATCAGACGAAATTTAGGAGTAGTTTTTCAAGATTTTAGACTACTTCCAAACAAAACTGTATATGAAAATATATCATTTGCCATGGAGATAATAGGAGCTCATCCAAAGGAGATAAGAAGAAATGTTCCAATGGTATTGAGCATGGTGGACTTAAGTGGAAAAGCTAATTCTTATCCAGATCAGTTATCTGGTGGGGAACATCAGAGAGTTGCCATAGCTAGAGCTATTGTCAACAATCCACCAGTACTTATTGCAGATGAGCCTACAGGAAACCTCGATCCTGATACAGCTTGGGACATCATGAAAATTTTGCAAGACATAAACAGAAGGGGAACCACTATACTCATGGCTACTCATGCAAAAGATATAGTAAATATTATGAAAAAGAGAGTAATAGCAATTGAATCAGGAAGAATTGCAAGGGATGAAGAGAAAGGTGTGTATGAGTATGAAGTTTAG
- a CDS encoding murein hydrolase activator EnvC family protein, with protein sequence MKRKIAFVVLIATLAMAFTTVYADNSLNKQLKDTQKQQQNVKKEKKALERTQEELSKEIDNLDREIDSVGLELESVEKQLAKITKDIEKTTNDIKEAEDKIEDKNDTLNSRLRVMYENGNVGYLEVLLSATSISDFLARKEMVQAIVEHDTELLKYMKEQRDIVVRKEKELQGQKASVEVTKRKIDEKKNQLVVATRNKESRMKDLEKDIKELEKMEDQLIKTANEIKSKIRSLQVKTGPYSGGKMGWPVPGHSRISSPFGYRIHPIFKTKKLHTGIDIPAQTGTSIVSASDGTVIFAGWLGGYGKAVMVDHGGGIVTLYGHNSSLSVSVGTEVKRGQTIAKAGSTGYSTGPHCHFEVRRNGSYEDPISWLKGK encoded by the coding sequence ATGAAACGGAAGATCGCCTTTGTTGTTTTGATTGCCACATTAGCAATGGCTTTTACTACAGTTTATGCAGATAATAGTTTAAACAAGCAACTGAAAGACACTCAAAAACAACAACAAAATGTCAAAAAGGAAAAGAAAGCATTAGAAAGGACACAAGAAGAGTTATCAAAAGAAATAGATAATCTAGACAGAGAAATAGATTCTGTTGGACTAGAATTAGAAAGTGTAGAAAAACAATTAGCTAAAATTACAAAAGACATAGAAAAGACTACAAATGATATAAAAGAGGCTGAGGATAAGATAGAGGATAAGAATGATACTCTTAATTCTAGATTGAGAGTCATGTATGAAAATGGAAATGTAGGGTATTTGGAAGTATTATTATCAGCAACTAGTATAAGTGATTTCCTAGCTAGAAAGGAAATGGTACAAGCTATAGTAGAGCATGATACAGAATTGCTTAAGTACATGAAAGAACAAAGAGATATTGTAGTTAGGAAAGAAAAAGAACTCCAAGGACAAAAGGCATCTGTAGAAGTTACAAAGAGAAAAATTGATGAGAAAAAGAATCAATTAGTTGTTGCTACGAGAAATAAAGAAAGCCGTATGAAAGATTTAGAAAAAGACATAAAAGAATTAGAAAAAATGGAAGACCAATTAATAAAGACTGCAAATGAGATAAAATCTAAGATTCGTAGTCTTCAGGTTAAAACTGGTCCCTATTCAGGGGGCAAAATGGGTTGGCCAGTACCTGGTCATTCTAGGATCAGTTCTCCTTTTGGATATAGAATTCATCCTATATTTAAAACTAAAAAATTACATACTGGAATAGATATTCCAGCGCAAACAGGTACGTCAATAGTTTCTGCATCTGATGGAACAGTTATTTTTGCAGGTTGGCTTGGCGGTTATGGAAAGGCTGTAATGGTTGACCACGGTGGAGGAATAGTTACACTTTATGGTCACAATTCTTCATTAAGTGTATCAGTAGGTACAGAAGTAAAACGAGGTCAAACTATTGCAAAAGCAGGTAGTACAGGATATTCAACAGGACCACATTGTCACTTTGAAGTTAGAAGGAATGGTTCCTATGAAGATCCTATTTCATGGCTAAAGGGAAAATAA
- the ftsX gene encoding permease-like cell division protein FtsX, which yields MSMKFRVFKNILKQGFQGAWRNRGMGLASIGSITAVLIILGMVLIIILSINNVVVETKNKFDEIHVFIEDDLDEEQLAKIEDKMKDSEGVKSVIYQSKEQAMEIMKNDWGDKASLLEGLEDNPLPNSYIIQLEDIEYADGVVNNLKGVQGVEKIKYYKDIIDNLLTMANYIKIAGVVIIVVLMFISVFIISNTIKITVTARKREINIMKYVGATNSYIRGPFVIEGVILGLIGAGLSILIVNYGYEYLFKVINEKLYVIFTVYLVSPHALLKDITIMFTSIGVGIGTLGSLVSLKRFLNA from the coding sequence ATGAGTATGAAGTTTAGAGTGTTTAAGAATATTCTCAAGCAAGGCTTTCAAGGAGCATGGCGTAACAGAGGAATGGGACTAGCATCTATAGGGTCTATAACTGCAGTTCTTATAATACTTGGAATGGTTTTGATTATTATATTAAGTATTAATAATGTGGTAGTAGAAACTAAAAATAAATTTGATGAAATTCACGTATTTATAGAAGACGATTTAGATGAAGAGCAGTTAGCTAAAATTGAAGACAAAATGAAAGATTCTGAAGGTGTTAAATCTGTAATCTACCAATCAAAAGAACAAGCTATGGAAATAATGAAAAATGATTGGGGAGATAAAGCTTCTCTATTAGAAGGTCTAGAAGACAACCCACTACCTAATTCATATATTATTCAACTTGAAGATATCGAATATGCAGATGGAGTAGTAAACAATCTAAAAGGAGTACAAGGCGTAGAAAAAATCAAATACTATAAAGATATTATAGATAATTTGTTGACAATGGCCAATTATATAAAAATCGCAGGTGTTGTCATAATAGTAGTTTTAATGTTCATTTCAGTATTTATCATTTCAAATACTATTAAGATAACAGTTACGGCAAGAAAAAGAGAAATAAATATTATGAAATATGTAGGGGCAACCAATAGCTATATAAGAGGACCTTTTGTGATTGAAGGAGTTATTTTAGGACTAATAGGGGCAGGATTATCCATTCTTATAGTAAACTATGGGTATGAATACCTCTTTAAGGTAATAAACGAAAAGCTTTATGTTATTTTCACAGTATATCTAGTATCACCACATGCACTGTTAAAAGACATAACAATCATGTTTACATCTATTGGAGTAGGAATAGGTACACTTGGTAGTTTAGTTTCACTGAAGAGATTCTTAAATGCCTAG
- a CDS encoding 5-formyltetrahydrofolate cyclo-ligase encodes MNKKELRSVYIKRRDMISEDDVKSMSQAIANNLYDLDLYKNSNFIMSYVNFRSEVITEEIIRNSLNSGKKIGVPISITKTKELLISELKDYDNELELGVYNILTPKKEYIREVEPSKIDLVLVPGVAFDRQGYRIGYGGGYYDRFLNKLNDSAVTIALAFSVQLIEEVPKGEYDLPIDYILTEKGLIHCN; translated from the coding sequence ATGAATAAAAAAGAACTAAGAAGTGTATATATAAAAAGACGAGATATGATATCTGAAGATGATGTAAAGTCCATGAGTCAAGCCATTGCAAATAATTTATATGATTTAGATTTATACAAAAACAGTAATTTTATCATGAGTTATGTAAATTTTAGAAGTGAAGTTATAACTGAAGAGATAATTAGAAATTCACTAAATTCAGGTAAAAAAATAGGTGTTCCTATTTCTATTACTAAAACAAAGGAGCTTTTGATTTCAGAGTTAAAAGACTATGACAATGAATTAGAATTAGGTGTTTATAATATATTGACTCCTAAGAAAGAGTATATAAGAGAAGTTGAGCCTTCAAAGATTGATTTAGTTTTGGTTCCGGGAGTAGCCTTTGATAGACAGGGATACCGTATCGGCTATGGTGGAGGGTATTATGATAGATTTTTGAACAAATTAAATGATAGTGCTGTTACAATAGCATTAGCTTTCTCTGTTCAACTTATTGAAGAAGTACCTAAGGGAGAATACGATTTACCAATTGATTATATACTTACTGAAAAGGGACTGATTCATTGTAATTAA